Sequence from the Notamacropus eugenii isolate mMacEug1 chromosome 6, mMacEug1.pri_v2, whole genome shotgun sequence genome:
AATCTTGGAGCCGGAAACTAGCTTAGAGATCATGCAGTCTAACCTTCCACTCAATGTGGGAATCCCTGCTACAAGTAGCAGTGAGAGGTGGCCAAGCAGCATTTGTTACACAGGCTTTTAGTGACAAAGATGATTAAAGTAATACGATATGGGATCCTTTGAACAAAGGCtagagaataaaaggaaagggaatgaacTTACATAAcatcttctgtgtgccaggcactatgctaaatgattttttacaattttattttataattgaaaaaaccaaggcaaatagaagtgaatgacttgtccaggatcagaggctcaagtgaaatttgaactcagatctttctgactccaagcctagtgtactatccactgcaccaccagctgcatCTAAAGACCTAATGAAGGTTAATGACTGTCAATATACAATGAGAATTCTTATAAAGTTTTGGGGGAGATGAGTTGAGGGGGTCcatatctatgattttttttaagtgtaggGAAGAAGTCTTAGTGTTGAAATtctctccactgatgcagatcagtAATTCTTTCATAACTTttattttagagaattgcctggaccTCTGAGAGATCAATTGATCTGTCCATAGTCATGTCTAGCACATGTCAAATAAAGACTTGAACCTAGATTTTATTGTCTCCATGATCTCCAAGGTGACACCTATACCTACTATTTCCTGACCCTTCTCCCCTGCTCTTTCCCAACCCCTTTGAGAAAATTGCAATTTGGTTATGCTTCATGCTCAAGGAGGATAAAAGATATGGACTTGAATTAAAGCCAAAGAGATTTTATTGACCAATGAGCTACAGAAAGAGATTAGAGAATCTTTATCCTGGGAAatctttaagaaaagaataatGAACCATTCTCTATCCTGAATGATTGAATATTGAATTGTCTGCAGTGGGGTCCAGGACCATATCCTCcattgatgggtttttttttcccattctagaTATGTGAACAAAAAAGATGTTTGTTTTACAAAATGCATATATTCAAAACTGTATTTATAACAAAATTGTACTAGCCCCAAGACATAAATATAGGGCCCTTTGGCAATTTGCTTCTCTATTACATAATTAGAGGACCCAAGAGTCATCTGCATAATTATCAATATTACCTATAGCAGCCttgaaaagaaattcagaacTCTTCTTTTTCAGCCTGCAGCCATGTGAAAGAATTTCTCCAGTACTGAATTTAAAAAGTTGCAGAATAACTCATAAGTGCCAACTCCCTCCTGTCGTGGGCCCATACCACAATTCCTCTTCTCCTACAGGATGAGTAAGCTTTACTCTCCAGAAGTAAAATGCTCAACATTGTGAAGTAAATTATTGACTAGCAGATACCTTGTTGCTTGGAACTACTTGGAAGTAAGAATTGACTtctattgaatattttatttacctGCAGTTCATCAAAGGATAAGGACCAGGCTTGAATTTACAGTCCATAGACTGATTAACAAAATACATATTGTTATGTATATTCAGTCTTGTTTTCATTGGAGACTTGGTTGtcgtggtggtggtggggaggtgTTCAAAGTACAAATGACTATTCCTGCCCTCTTATAGCTTAAAGCCTAGTAGATGGATATGAGATACACATAGATAGCTATGATATAAATTAATATACACTAAGTTTATTAGAGAGGAGCAAGCAAAGTCCTGTGTAAGCTCTGAGGGGAAGATCATTATTGATCAGGGGACTTTAGAGGAGATATCAGCTGAGCTGGGCAGTAAAATATGAGTAGGGAAATAGTAGGTGAAGAACGGTACGAGGGTGTTCCAGCTACAGGGAGCACCTTCACCTTTTTTATAAACCCAGGATTTAGAGCTTAAATGGGTCTTGGGGACCTTCTTATTTGTCTCCATTTGATAGAGATGGACATTCAGAAACAAatacattaagtgatttgcaaagTAGAGATAAGTTCATACAGATGGTAAAGTAACTGAGTGGAACTTAACTTAACTTCCcatcttccacttccaaatccaatacattttttttttttgacctacATCATGTTGTCTCTCTGTCCTTGCCTTCAGGTGATCATAGGGAGTGAGCAGGTAAAAAAGCTTTTTTAGActagttcaatttaattcaataaataaattaattaattcaacagGAACCTACTGCGTGCAAGACACTATGCTAGACAGTAGGGGTACCAAGactaaactgaaattctctgccctcaaaaagcttatattctattagtgGATGGGAGACAAATCATACCATATGTTCAGATAAGTGTAACTGAGTTCAGTGCCTCAGACTTTGGGCTTATGTGAAACAGGTTCTATCCTGATGCCTACCCCCATAATaagaagcagttaggtggtgcatggatagagtgctaaccctggagtcagaagggcttgagttcaagtccagcctaagacacttagtagctttgtgaccctgtgcaagtcacttaatactatttgccttagtttcctcatctgaaaaaatgagccCAAGAAAGACAATTTTCTTTACCAAGAGAACTtcagatggggtcataaagagttggacatgctgAAATGACTACAATAAAACCcctaaaatttcactttctctttggcTCATTATACCCTCACCCTAAGTTTACACTAAGAAATCTTTAGGCTATAGCTTATGGCCAGGTTTCCACAAATGTTAGGAAGCTATAAAAATACTCAGGATAACAATGTCCCTGTCAGTTAGAGCACTACCTTTATTCTATTACACGGAGAATGCTTTGTTTTGAATTATAATTGTCTTAGAATTTAACTCGGACatgttttaaatgatttttttccttattaatttCTAGTCTTTCAAAaacaatgactatttttttcctctgtcattttttcttttaggaattgATTATTACAACAAGATGATAGATGACCTGCTAGCAAATGGTGTTATACCTGTGGTAACTCTGTATCACTTTGATTTGCCCCAACATTTAGAAGATCAAGGTGGCTGGAAAACTGGGGCAATTGTTGAAGTTTTTGATGCATATGCCCAGTTTTGCTTTGGCACTTTTGGGGATCGGGTCAAACTGTGGATCACTATAAATGAGCCCAATACCCTTGCTCTGTTAGCTTATGACAAAGGTATATTTGCTCCAGGTGTCCCTAACCCTGGAAACAGAGCTTATCAAACAGCTCATAATATGATCAAAGCTCATGCCAAAGCCTGGCACAGTTATGATTCTTTGTTCAGGAAAAAGCAAAATGGTCAGGTGTCCATGTCATTGTTCTCCCCCTGGGTAGAACCAGCCGATCCTACATCCGCAGCTGACCAGGAAGCTGCAAAAGGGATCATGGCCTTGGCCCTAGATTTATTTGCAAAACCTATATTTATCGATGGTGATTATCCTGCTGTCCTAAAGTCCCAGGTTGCTGCCATGAGTAAAAAGCAAGGTTATCCATCGTCAAGACTCCCTGAgttcacagaagaagaaaagaggatgatCAAAGGCTCTGCTGATTTTTTTGCCATACAGTATTATACAGCTTGCTTAGCAAAGCACCAAGAGTATTCAGAGGGAGAACTGAATATTCTCAAGGATATAAATACTGAGGTATTTCCTGATCCATCCTGGAAGGTTTCACAACCAGGCTCTTGgatctctgtgaccccatggagTATTCGGAAACTCTTGAAATATATTAAGGTAAATATGTacacatttgtatttatttgcatatatgtacgTACTCATTCACACTTGGGTGGTGTAGGTGTTGGCTTGAGAGAAAAATCAGATAGAGAACAAGTATAATTGGACAAAGAAAGCTAAAAGCCATATGAAAGGAGGTCAGTTGGGGCTGAGATCTTGAAACCAAGAGTGAAAGTTTAAATCTCATGTGAGAGTCTGTTAGGAATGACTGTAAGGTAGTGAGAAAGAGTGATGCCTGGTCCAATCTtttccaattcaatccaacaagatgttattaagcacctcctgtgggAAAGGCACTGGGCCAAAGCAAAGACagatcccttctctcaaggagtatAAATTCTATTGGTTTAACTTCTCACCTGATAGtaaagttgtttttattgttaagCTTAACTTGATATAACAAACACAGAAAATCAGGTTATGGGTCTGGAAGAAAGTTCTTGTACATACTCTTtgcttcttggggagggaggggagtgaaggTGGTGTGGACACTTAGTTAGTTGAAGGGTAGAGGAGATAAATGAAAGCATTTGCTTCAAGCAGGTAGACATATTTTTACAACCTATTCCGAAGATGATCCGATCATAAGAACATATTGAAGGTGGTAGAttacataagctccttgagggacaGACACCAGTTCACGTTTGGCATCCTCAGTACCTAACACATAGCAGGTGATTAGGAAATGCTTCTAGGTTGATAGATAAATATGGAATCAAGCAATGAAAATTTTCTGTGCCAAATAGAAGTTTTCCTGATCCAAAGAGTTGTTAGAAATGACTTCAAGGATGCTATGACTGTGAGCTCTGAAAATGATTATAAGTATTACAAGATTGAGACACTTTCATTTATACTGGATGGCACATAACAGAACCGAAATGAACATTTCATCTTGTCAGTCATCAGGACCCCTCCTGTGGGGTTACAGGGGATGCAGCTGCTGGCAGCACTAAGGGGTTAAGGAGTAGTTACAATAAGCAGATGCTGATGCAGGGAAGATATTTCAGTCTTCTCATTAAAGTAAGAGTCATTTCACTGTCTTCATGGATATTTGCACAATTTTGCTTTTCCATTGTTAGTCATAAAAGGTCAGCTCGTGGAAAATTAAGTTAATAGGGTCAGTGCGATTTGATGAAAACTAGTTTGGGGGTTGTGGATAAGAGAAGATAGAGGGTAATGCACCTGATTTTATGAGCTTTTTTTACATCTGTTCAGAATAAAACTTCTGCTCTCTTGTTCTAGGATCTGTATAATAACCCTGTAATTTACATCACCGAGAATGGATTTCCCCAGGGTGACCCTGCTCCACTTGATGACACTCAACGCTGGGAGTATATCAGACAGACGATACAGGAACTGTACAAAGGTACCATTTGAAATGATGAAAGATCAATTGTGCAAACTTAATATAATTTTCCTATGTGCCTATTTGCATTCAGCAAAGACCAATGATTTTTGAAGCTGAAATTCATGTAAATCAGTATAAAGTAATGTGATTAGAAAAAAGTGTTTGGGAAGAGGGAAAGTGAGTCATTTTAGTCTATcttcagaatcaaatagaaaatgaacaCCTGTCGAACTTACTTTTGTAAAACCCAATCCCAAAGGTGAGAAGAGCAGGGTACTTTAATCCCCAAAGATTATCATTTCCCCActcacatatttgtttgcatattttaaTAAACCACATACCCAGACATAGCCTGACAGCTAGACAATGAAAAGGtccttttaattaaatattaGAGCAGTAAGCTTCAGAATgacaatgaatatttttatttaaagaaatgacCAGTTAACTCAGGAAGAAACAGTTCTTGCTGTGTCAGAACTAGGCattgtgttttaaaatattaatgtcTTCTGATGATTAGATTCCCCTGAATTCTCTTCCTTGGTAACCAGAGGTAAAAGTGTTCTTATATGGGATTTTTTTCCACTTCGCCCTATAGTTTATCCATTCCTGGTTATTTTGTGGGTTTTTGTGATCTGTAGATCATAGATTATCACCAGTTCCAGTTTGTAGAGGGAAGGAAATGACTTTCCAAGAACATTTTTGTCTAGCACTTAGCgcagtgactggtacatagtaggtgcttaataaaaactttttaactaGCTACCACTGATAAAGCAGGGCAAATTGGATCTCTTGGCCTCTAGTCTTATACCTCTTTGGGTGTTAATCAGGAGCAAATATTTTATTACTATATAAAGTTATTTAATCAGTAATATAAAGCCTTTCAAGTTTTCAGTGCAAATAAAGGGGTTTGCTGAAGCACAAACTGGTCATATTTTACTACAAAATAGTAACTCTGAAGGTTAACATTAAAAATGAGTGATGTTATAGGTGATGGGGGGACTGGGAAAGTCTGTAGAGGTACAGGAGACAGGGAACAGCTATATAAAAAACCCCATTAATTTCTTAAAAAGGAAGTGGATTAAAGTCTATAGAGTCCTAAGCATAGAGTCAGAGaggattgggttcaaatcctaactctgataCTTATGTaggaccctagacaagtcactccaTGTATCCCAGACAACTCCCAAGGATTTATCTTTTAAATCATAAACAGGCAGTTTCTTTTGCTGTTGGAGGGAATTTCTATACCAGAGGTCATTCTTATGGAGACATCAAAGAAGGATGTTAGTGGAGGAGTTTCATTTTGTAGTGTACATGGTCTTTATTCATAGCTCTCTCTTAGTCTTGGCCTAATCTCTGACACAGGTAAGCAATAGCCTGGATGTGAGGGACCAccttgctctgtgaccttggctaagttgCACATATCATGGTActgagtttctcatctgtaaaaca
This genomic interval carries:
- the LOC140511308 gene encoding cytosolic beta-glucosidase-like isoform X4, giving the protein MMTMAFLSSSYREELTFPEGFGWGAATAAYQVEGIDYYNKMIDDLLANGVIPVVTLYHFDLPQHLEDQGGWKTGAIVEVFDAYAQFCFGTFGDRVKLWITINEPNTLALLAYDKGIFAPGVPNPGNRAYQTAHNMIKAHAKAWHSYDSLFRKKQNGQVSMSLFSPWVEPADPTSAADQEAAKGIMALALDLFAKPIFIDGDYPAVLKSQVAAMSKKQGYPSSRLPEFTEEEKRMIKGSADFFAIQYYTACLAKHQEYSEGELNILKDINTEVFPDPSWKVSQPGSWISVTPWSIRKLLKYIKDLYNNPVIYITENGFPQGDPAPLDDTQRWEYIRQTIQELYKVTAIHLDKVSLQLYCVWSLLDNFEWTQGYSSRFGLYKIDFEDSALPQVPYKSAMEYAKVIQSNGVKRPL
- the LOC140511308 gene encoding cytosolic beta-glucosidase-like isoform X2, which encodes MDLLRVRETTGNKGANREGGWDADGKGPNVWDTFTHQGGDRVFRNQTADVACGSYTLWGEDLKCIKQLGLTHYRFSLSWSRLLPDGTTGFINQKGIDYYNKMIDDLLANGVIPVVTLYHFDLPQHLEDQGGWKTGAIVEVFDAYAQFCFGTFGDRVKLWITINEPNTLALLAYDKGIFAPGVPNPGNRAYQTAHNMIKAHAKAWHSYDSLFRKKQNGQVSMSLFSPWVEPADPTSAADQEAAKGIMALALDLFAKPIFIDGDYPAVLKSQVAAMSKKQGYPSSRLPEFTEEEKRMIKGSADFFAIQYYTACLAKHQEYSEGELNILKDINTEVFPDPSWKVSQPGSWISVTPWSIRKLLKYIKDLYNNPVIYITENGFPQGDPAPLDDTQRWEYIRQTIQELYKVTAIHLDKVSLQLYCVWSLLDNFEWTQGYSSRFGLYKIDFEDSALPQVPYKSAMEYAKVIQSNGVKRPL
- the LOC140511308 gene encoding cytosolic beta-glucosidase-like isoform X1; the encoded protein is MMTMAFLSSSYREELTFPEGFGWGAATAAYQVEGGWDADGKGPNVWDTFTHQGGDRVFRNQTADVACGSYTLWGEDLKCIKQLGLTHYRFSLSWSRLLPDGTTGFINQKGIDYYNKMIDDLLANGVIPVVTLYHFDLPQHLEDQGGWKTGAIVEVFDAYAQFCFGTFGDRVKLWITINEPNTLALLAYDKGIFAPGVPNPGNRAYQTAHNMIKAHAKAWHSYDSLFRKKQNGQVSMSLFSPWVEPADPTSAADQEAAKGIMALALDLFAKPIFIDGDYPAVLKSQVAAMSKKQGYPSSRLPEFTEEEKRMIKGSADFFAIQYYTACLAKHQEYSEGELNILKDINTEVFPDPSWKVSQPGSWISVTPWSIRKLLKYIKDLYNNPVIYITENGFPQGDPAPLDDTQRWEYIRQTIQELYKVTAIHLDKVSLQLYCVWSLLDNFEWTQGYSSRFGLYKIDFEDSALPQVPYKSAMEYAKVIQSNGVKRPL
- the LOC140511308 gene encoding cytosolic beta-glucosidase-like isoform X3, which encodes MMTMAFLSSSYREELTFPEGFGWGAATAAYQVEGGWDADGKGPNVWDTFTHQGGDRVFRNQTADVACGSYTLWGEDLKCIKQLGLTHYRFSLSWSRLLPDGTTGFINQKGIDYYNKMIDDLLANGVIPVVTLYHFDLPQHLEDQGGWKTGAIVEVFDAYAQFCFGTFGDRVKLWITINEPNTLALLAYDKGIFAPGVPNPGNRAYQTAHNMIKAHAKAWHSYDSLFRKKQNGQVSMSLFSPWVEPADPTSAADQEAAKGIMALALDLFAKPIFIDGDYPAVLKSQVAAMSKKQGYPSSRLPEFTEEEKRMIKGSADFFAIQYYTACLAKHQEYSEGELNILKDINTEVFPDPSWKVSQPGSWISVTPWSIRKLLKYIKDLYNNPVIYITENGFPQGDPAPLDDTQRWEYIRQTIQELYKASSRLFC